TTCCTGTTTTCCGTCGCGCTTCAGGTAGAGATCGTTCTTCAATCCCGGCTTGAAAGGATCAGGGATGTTCAAGACGGCTTCCGTCCCGACGATCTCAACATAGGATCTTAGTGAAGACCGGAATCCGCTATCGAATTGCATATGGACCCCGCTCCCGAATCGCATCTGCCCATAAAATGACTCATCGCATCCCCCCGGACCCGTAACCTGCCAGCCAAACACCTCGATCGGTTCTTCCCCGAGAATCGTCCGCGCGTACGAGATCGGGTAACAGCCCACATCCCATAGGCTTCCGCCGCCGTATTCTTTTACAAGTCGGATATCGCCTTCCCGGCTGAGACCGAACGTGAACGCGCCTTTGATAAGTTGAACCCTGCCAATCGCGCCATTATTCACCAACTCTATGACCTTGATCGTCTGGGGGTGATGACGGTACATAAAGGCTTCCGTTGCAATGTTGCCCGTCTCCTTCGCCGCGGCAATGATCGCATCCACTTCCTCGAGTTTAAGCGCGAGCGGTTTTTCGCAAAGGACATGTTTCCCGGCATATAAGGCTTTTATCGTCCATTCGGCATGGAGATGATTGGGCAGGGGATTGTAGATGACGTCGATTTCGGGATCGGCAAGCAGTTCTTCGTAACTACCGTACACCTTGGGTATTCCCCATTCGCGGGCGTAAGCCTGGGCGGAGGTAAGGCTCCGCGAAGCGACCCCCAGTAACCGGGTCCGTTTGGAGGCGCGCAAGGGCTTAATCAAAGCGCGGTTGATGCGGGCAGTCGAAAGCAATCCCCAACTAATGGCGTTGTTCATTCCAGTTCCTTTTATTCAGAATAACGATGAAGAACAAGGTCAAAGCAGAGAGAATCAGGATAACTCCCATCCCTGCCTGCAACCCGTAAATATCCCCGACCCAGCCTGTCAGCCAGGGACCAATAACGCCGCCCAACCCTGAGAAAGTGAACAGCACTCCCAGGATCGTATTGATGTTTTCTGTTCTTTCATCCGAGACGGCGGCGGTTATCGTGGGAAATATGATCGAAAAAAAGAAACCGGTAAGGGGAAGGAAAAAAACATAAGGAGAGTAGATGCCAAAAAGAGTGCATAGGACAGCGAGCAAGGATGAGATCATAATTGACCGGAGATACCCCAGTTTTTTAACCACGAGACTGCCGAGGAATCGACCCATCATAAGCAGGCCGAAGAACAGGGCGAGATAAGAATTGCTGGCGTTTCCGTTCATGTCGCGAACATCTTGAAGATAGACAACCATCCATGAGGCGAGACCGATCTCGGATGCGACATAGAACATCATGGCGGCGTAGAAGAAAGACATGCGCCGGTCAAAGGCAATGCGCGGGATCGAGCGGAAATCGAGCGATGATCTCTCCGCCGCCCTTGGGAACCGGGAGGAAAAGCTGAAGAGGACGAATATTACGATGAGCAGGAGGTCCCAACGGAAAACTTCCCGCCAGTCCGATCCGAGGCTGAAGAGAAAACTCGCGAATAACGGCGCAAGCATCGAACCGAGTCCATGCATTACTGCCATTAAATTCAGATACAACCCTTTTTGCTCGTGGTACAAATTAACGATCACTGCATTCGGTCCCAACTCGAACGCGCCAAGTCCCAGCCCGACGATGAAGAGCGACGCTGATAAACCGAAAACTGTTCCAAGAAAACTGTAACCTCCAACACCGATCGCCAATAAAATTTCCGCCAGGACGATGACGAGTTTAAGGCCGTATTTATCTGCAAGGATTCCAGTAATGAGCGTGGCGATTAAAAACCCGACATATTCCCCGAACAGGATATTCCCGCCTTCTCGGTATTGGATGTCAAGTTCCTTGATAACGGATGGCAGGGTGGGTCCTTTGAGGTTGTCAGTAATACCGAAAAGGAAAAACGCAAAAAAACAAATGACCGTCAGGACGAAGGGGCTGTATTTGGGTTGCATGATCGAAAAAGGACCGGTTTCGTTTTGAAACCAGTCCTCATGACCTACCCCTTGAGCGACCCCGCAAGCAATCCGCGGAGGAAGAACCTGCCGAGGAAGATATACACCAGAAGGGTCGGGAGTGCGGCAAGCAGTGAGCCCGCCATTTGTACATTCCATGCGATGATCTGACTTCCAGCCATGTTATTCAATGCGACCGTGATGGGCCAATCCTCGTTGCCGGTCAGGATGACGGCGAAGAGAAAATCGTTCCACGCTGAGGTGAATTGCCAGATGAGCACCACCACGAAGCTAGGCAGGGAAATCGGTAGTAGGATATGCCGATAAATTCCGAGCATATCCGCCCCATCCATCTTGGCGGCTTCGAGCAGTTCCTGCGGCAGGCTGGCGTAATAGTTGCGGAATGTGAGTGTGGTGATCGGAATTCCATAGATGATATGGGCAAGGATGAGTCCCGGAATGCCACCCAAACCGACCGACCTCATGAATTGCACCAGCGGAATCATGATGCTTTGGTAGGGAATGAACATGCCGAATAGAAGGAAGGGGAAAATAACATCCGCGCCGCGGAACTTCCATTTGGCGAGGACAAATCCGTTCAACGAGCCTAGCGCTGACGAGATCAACGTGGCGGGAATCACCATGATAAAACTGTTCTTGAGGGAAGGCGAGAGCCTTGCCCAGGCTTCGACATAATTATCGAATGCGATACCTTTGGGAAGATTCCACATTGTCTTCAAATCAATCTCTGCAAAACTTTTAAAACCCGTCGCCAACATGACATACATGGGTAAGAGGTAGAAAACCGCCATTAAGATAAGCGGAATATAAAGCCAGTATTTCCCGGGGCGGAGGTTGGTATTCATTGCTCGGTCTCCGTTCGCAGGGTAAAGCGAATATAGGGAATGATAAGAACCGCTACGCTGATCAGTAGAAGGATTCCGATGGCAGCGCCTTTTCCATAGAACAAGCCATCGAATGTGACCTGCCACATGTAGATGGCTGGCACATCTAGCGCATATTGCTTCCCGGCAATGGCAATGATCAGGTCAAAGACTTTGAGGGAGATGTGCCCGAGGATGATGAGGGCGGAAAGCGTGACAGGAGATAAGAGTGGGAGCATGATGTATCGATAAACCTGTAACTCATTTGCTCCATCGATTTGAGCCGCCTCCCTGAGTTCAACAGGTATCGCGCGTAGCCCAGCGAGATATAACGCCATTGTGTAACCGGACATCTGCCATATGGCGGCAAGCGCAATCGCTGCCATGCCCCAGGTGGGGGTGGTGTGCCATGCGTTTTCCAGAAAATCCAGCCCAAGATAAGAAAAAAGGAGATTAAGTCCACTGGTACGGGCACCAGTTGCAGGATTCATCAACCACCGCCACACCACGCCGGTCACGATGAAGGAGATCGCCATTGGAAAGAGAAAGAGGCTGCGAAAGAACCCTTCGCCTTTCAGCCCCTGGTCAAGCATGACTGCAAGGATAAATCCAAGAACGATGCTCCCTATGACAAAGACCCCCGTGAAAATCAACGTATTTCGGATGTCAACCTGAAAGCGCTGATCTCTAAATAGATCAAGATAGTTGTTGATCCCATTCCAAGTGTAGTCCGCAGTGAGACCTTTCCATTTGCTCAATGAAACGCGAACAGACCAGCCGATGAAAGCATAAACAAAGATAAATACAGCCAGGATCGAAGGGGAGACGAGCAGGATGTTCAGGATTCGGTCTTTGTCTTTCGACATGGGATGCCTCGTTCAATAGAAAATGGTTGAGGCTCGTGCGAGCCTCAACCATTTTAACACCAAGTTCTACTTGCAAGGACCGCTGCTGGTGCAAGCCGCAACCAGAGCGGACTGGAAGGTCTCGATATTGCTGTCGGCGATGAACGCGCCGAGGGCAGTGTCGATCTCGGTCTTCCAGGAGTCATTGGCCACCACGCCGTGGGTCAGCGAACCGACGACGGTATCCTTCGACCAATCTTCCATGGCGGTCTGAAGATAAGCGCCAAAGAGCGAGGTGTCGCAGTCCGTGCGGGCGCAGATCGAACCCTTGACCGGGTTGAACGCTTCTTGCCCTTCCTTGGAACCGGCAACCTTCAACCAGGCGGTCGCCGCATCGGGATGGGGAGCGCCCACTGCAAGCACGAAGGAGTCGGAAAGGAACTGGAACACACCGGCTGTTCCCGGAACGGGAGCCCAGCCATATCCTTCGCCGGGGGTCAAACCGAGGTTGTTGCCCGCGGTATCGCCGGAGAAATAGCCGTCAGCCCAGTCGCCCATCACGTTGAACGCCGCATCGCCGTTGGCGACGAGTTTGGAAGCGTCCTGCCAGCTCAGGGAGGCGGAGTCTTCATTGGCATAGCCCAACACCTTGACGTAGTTCTCAAGA
This portion of the Anaerolineales bacterium genome encodes:
- a CDS encoding carbohydrate ABC transporter permease; the encoded protein is MNTNLRPGKYWLYIPLILMAVFYLLPMYVMLATGFKSFAEIDLKTMWNLPKGIAFDNYVEAWARLSPSLKNSFIMVIPATLISSALGSLNGFVLAKWKFRGADVIFPFLLFGMFIPYQSIMIPLVQFMRSVGLGGIPGLILAHIIYGIPITTLTFRNYYASLPQELLEAAKMDGADMLGIYRHILLPISLPSFVVVLIWQFTSAWNDFLFAVILTGNEDWPITVALNNMAGSQIIAWNVQMAGSLLAALPTLLVYIFLGRFFLRGLLAGSLKG
- a CDS encoding Gfo/Idh/MocA family oxidoreductase, with product MNNAISWGLLSTARINRALIKPLRASKRTRLLGVASRSLTSAQAYAREWGIPKVYGSYEELLADPEIDVIYNPLPNHLHAEWTIKALYAGKHVLCEKPLALKLEEVDAIIAAAKETGNIATEAFMYRHHPQTIKVIELVNNGAIGRVQLIKGAFTFGLSREGDIRLVKEYGGGSLWDVGCYPISYARTILGEEPIEVFGWQVTGPGGCDESFYGQMRFGSGVHMQFDSGFRSSLRSYVEIVGTEAVLNIPDPFKPGLKNDLYLKRDGKQERIRIKGRELYLGEVEDLCDAIQSGKTPRVTLADSRANIAAILSLAKSADIGKPVDLSDFV
- a CDS encoding MFS transporter, with the translated sequence MQPKYSPFVLTVICFFAFFLFGITDNLKGPTLPSVIKELDIQYREGGNILFGEYVGFLIATLITGILADKYGLKLVIVLAEILLAIGVGGYSFLGTVFGLSASLFIVGLGLGAFELGPNAVIVNLYHEQKGLYLNLMAVMHGLGSMLAPLFASFLFSLGSDWREVFRWDLLLIVIFVLFSFSSRFPRAAERSSLDFRSIPRIAFDRRMSFFYAAMMFYVASEIGLASWMVVYLQDVRDMNGNASNSYLALFFGLLMMGRFLGSLVVKKLGYLRSIMISSLLAVLCTLFGIYSPYVFFLPLTGFFFSIIFPTITAAVSDERTENINTILGVLFTFSGLGGVIGPWLTGWVGDIYGLQAGMGVILILSALTLFFIVILNKRNWNEQRH
- a CDS encoding sugar ABC transporter permease, with the translated sequence MSKDKDRILNILLVSPSILAVFIFVYAFIGWSVRVSLSKWKGLTADYTWNGINNYLDLFRDQRFQVDIRNTLIFTGVFVIGSIVLGFILAVMLDQGLKGEGFFRSLFLFPMAISFIVTGVVWRWLMNPATGARTSGLNLLFSYLGLDFLENAWHTTPTWGMAAIALAAIWQMSGYTMALYLAGLRAIPVELREAAQIDGANELQVYRYIMLPLLSPVTLSALIILGHISLKVFDLIIAIAGKQYALDVPAIYMWQVTFDGLFYGKGAAIGILLLISVAVLIIPYIRFTLRTETEQ